A window of the Hypomesus transpacificus isolate Combined female chromosome 10, fHypTra1, whole genome shotgun sequence genome harbors these coding sequences:
- the mef2b gene encoding myocyte-specific enhancer factor 2B, producing the protein MGRKKIQISRILDQRNRQVTFTKRKFGLMKKAYELSVLCDCEIALIIFNSTNRLFQYASTDMDKVLLKYTEYSEPHESRTNTDILETLRRKGLGLDAAELETEESVQEGADKLPLSEGMDLSVARQRYYAPSLLSPEAQYLVSAGCENGFSNSSNPGLAAHRPQAFKPLGPRPGSAGPPSPHAHAAFMSPHSGIGYSMFSHGNLSRALEMKSLPPLNLGSENRRGETHPGMMTSRTNLSTARGLLYQSMHPGSPMVTMGKAGLLGHNLGYNLPSSGPPEYSPAGFLQRNPANPWQSTQQLQDQHGAHLSPTMSSRGCSFPSQTPTPPPHPSLNLTIKSERASPEHICSPASPPRHHLTQRSPMSNPDSTHHSPLEPYPANELEDFSKGGYPPAQHTVEAKGGLPLRQLEISDGWQR; encoded by the exons ATGGGCCGAAAGAAGATCCAGATCTCTCGTATTCTGGACCAGAGAAATCGCCAG GTGACATTCACCAAGCGTAAGTTTGGTTTGATGAAGAAGGCCTATGAGCTGAGTGTGCTGTGCGACTGCGAGATCGCACTCATCATCTTCAACAGCACCAACCGCCTGTTCCAGTACGCCAGCACGGACATGGACAAGGTGCTGCTCAAGTACACGGAGTACAGCGAGCCCCACGAGAGCAGGACCAACACGGACATCCTGGAG ACCCTGCGCAGGAAGGGCCTGGGTCTGGACGCGGCCGAGCTGGAGACGGAGGAGAGCGTCCAGGAGGGGGCAGACAAGCTTCCCCTCAGCGAGGGCATGGATCTCTCCGTTGCCAGGCAGCGCTACTAC gctccctccctcctctccccagaggCCCAGTACTTGGTGTCTGCAGGCTGTGAGAACGGCTTCTCCAACTCCTCCAACCCCGGGTTGGCCGCCCACAGACCCCAGGCCTTCAAGCCCCTGGGCCCCAGGCCGGGGTCAGCCGGCCCCCCCAGCCCACACGCTCACGCTGCCTTCATGTCACCACACTCAG GTATTGGCTACTCGATGTTCTCCCATGGCAACCTGAGTCGGGCCTTGGAGATGAAGAGTTTGCCCCCGCTGAATCTGGGTAGTGAGAACCGGAGGGGAGAGACCCACCCCGGGATGATGACCTCCCGTACCAACCTCAGCACCGCT AGAGGCCTGCTTTACCAGAGCATGCACCCAGGGAGTCCCATGGTGACCATGGGCAAGGCAGGCCTGCTGGGACACAACCTGGGATACAACCTGCCCTCCTCCGGACCCCCAG AGTACAGTCCTGCAGGTTTCTTACAGCGGAACCCAGCCAACCCCTGGCAGTCGACCCAGCAGCTCCAGGATCAGCACGGAGCTCACCTCAGCCCAAC AATGTCCAGCAGAGGGTGCTCCTTCCcctcccagacccccacccctccacctcacccctccctcaacCTCACCATCAAATCCGAACGGGCCTCGCCCGAGCACATCTGCTCCCCAGCGTCCCCCCCCCGGCACCACCTGACGCAGCGTTCTCCAATGAGCAACCCTGATTCCACCCACCACTCCCCCCTGGAGCCTTATCCAGCCAATGAGCTGGAGGACTTCTCCAAGGGGGGCTACCCCCCTGCCCAGCACACCGTGGAGGCGAAAGGGGGGCTGCCACTGAGGCAATTAGAGATCAGCGATGGGTGGCAGAGATAG